The DNA window CATCCCGCGCGGCGCAGCCGTCGCCCACGCATGTGATCACGACCGGGAAGGCGGCGTCAGCTACGGCTCCGACAGCTCAGCCGTCGTCCACGCATGTGATCACGGGCCGGATGGTGGCCTGCGCTACGGCGCGGCGGCGTGGATGAGACCACACGCAACGCCGGCGCCGCAGGGACGAGGTCACACGCAACGCCCGTGCCACGGGGATCAGGTCACACGCAACGCTTGTGTGGCGATCCATCAACGCCAGGGCCGGGATGGAAGCACACGAACCGTTTCCGTGCGACCTCATCGCGGTCGGCGTGAACGTCGCCGCACCGTGAGCCGCCACCCACGCCTGAGCTCACCGTGAGCCGCCACCCACGCGCAAGCTCACCGTGAGCCGCCGCCCACGCACGAGCCCACCGTGAGCCGCCACCCTGATCGACTTCAGCTAAGTGGCATGGGGCCTCCTGAGCCGTAGTTCGCGCACGAATCACGGCCGGGAAGCTGCGTGAGCTACGGCTCGGCCTGCGGCGTCCGGGTGGTGAGGCTGTGGGTCAGGATGATGATCAGGCAGGCTATGGCGCCGCCGATCACGGTTTCCAGGCCTCGGTCCCACAGGAGGTCGGCCATCGGGCGGGGCGCGGCCACCTGGTTCATCAGCAGGGCCAGCGGGGTGATGAAGAGCATCGCGACGCCGTAGTTGCGGCCCACCACGAGTTCGGCGGCGATCTGCAGAACGGCGAGGATCGCCACCGCCGGGTAGGGGCCGAACCCGGGTGCCAGGACCAGTGCGGCCACCAGGAGTCCGCCGAGGGTTCCGGCTATCCGGTGGGCGGCGCGGACCAGCTGGGCGGAGCGGCCGCGGGCGGCAAGCGGGGCTACGGCGGCGACCGTCGCCCAGTAGGGATGTCCGATCCCGAAACCCGTCGCCACCGCGCCGGCCACCAGCGCGGACGAGGCAGCGGCCGCCGAACCGGGCAGGGCGTGCCGGAGCCTGCCCGGCACATTCACGCGAGGCAACTCTCCAAGATCGGCACGCGGCGGGACCGCGACCGGAACATCCGCGGGCGACGCGGGCGCAGGAGGAGTGGGCGCTGACGCAGGCGGAGGGGGCGCGAGCGGCACGGGCGGCACGGACGGGACCGGCGGCGCGGACGGGACGGGCGGCGCGGACGGCATGGACGGCACGGACGGCACGGGTGGAGAGGGCGGCACGGGTGGAGAGGGCGGCACGGACGGCGCAAGCGGCGCGGGCGGCACGGACGGCGCGGGCGGAGAGGGCGGACCGCCTGCGGCCGGGGCCGGGCCCGGTGGGGTGGGGCGTCTGGGGCGGAGCAACGTGGGAACACTGCCCACCAGCAGGGAGAACGCCGCGCTCGCCACGGCCACCGCCACGGCCGCCGGCACGTCGGCGAGCTCGTGGTGCACCGACGCCACCGCGCCGAACGCGAACACCAGGAACAGCGCGCCCGGCGGATGCCACTCGGCGACCGAGGCCAGAGCGCTGCCCGCCCCGCCGATCAGCGCGGCGATCACGACGGCCAGCCAGGTTCGGGCCTGCAGGACGCTGACCAGCACGCCCACCAGGACCGCCAGCACCAGGGCCAGCGCCGCCCCGGACTGCATCGCCAGGCGGGCGCGGCCGGTGCGGGTCCGGCCGTAGAGGGAGGTGAACGCGCCGAACGCCGCGTACATCGACCAGTGCGGGCGATCGATCAGCAGCACGGCCAGCAGCGGCGTCGCCACGCTGACCCCGGCGCGCAGGGCGGCCGGCACGTCCTTGAGCAGCAAGATCCCCATCGGGTACGAGACTAGGCGCAGATTTCCGCGAGGGACGCAATAGTCAGTTCCGTGCGATGACCTGGGCGGCGACCCGATGGCAACATGACGCAATGTTGGTCTTGTTCGCGCACAGCGGTACCGGTTCGACAGTCGCCACGGTGCATCGCGGTGACGGCGTGGTCCTTCAACTACCCGGCTATGACCGGAAGTATCGGGTCCCGCACGACCTCGCCCACTTCGCCACCGAGCGGGCGCTCGGGATCAGCGCCGGCGTCTTCGGGGCGATCGCGGCCGGGGGCGTCTTCTCCAATATGCGGCTGGTCAGCGGCAAGCCGCGCCACGACGCCGCCCAGCGCAGCCGCCGGCTGCTGGACGCGAACAAACGCGCGCTCACCATGGCGGAGCTGGTGGCCGGTGTGGTGCACCGGGCGGTCGAGGAGGACGAGACGGATCGGGTCACGGCTCTGGTGCGGGACGCCTGGATCTCGTTCGACGGGTCCGACTTCCCGTGGTCCGACGAGCAGGTGACCGAGGCCGCGGTCACGCTCGCGGAGCTGGCCGCGGAGTGGGAGGCGCTCGGCGTTGTCAAGGCGATGTGGCCGGACGACCTGGTCGCGCCGATGCCCGTACCCCATGGGGTGAAGAGAGGCAGGCGCGGGCGCACCTAGCGTGCGCCCGCGCCGCCCGACAAACCGGTGCCGCCCGACAAACCGGTGCCGCCCGACAAACCGGTGCCGCCCGAAAACCGGTGCCGCCCGAAAAACCGGTGCCGGCCGAAAAACCGGTGCCGCCGGGGCAACCCGGTTACTTCACGTAGGTGACCGTGACGTTGGGGTCCGCCGCGTCCCCGGTGGTGTAGACGTATTTGCGGGCCGCGCTGCTGCCCAGCTGCGCGAGCAGCCACTGCGCGGACCAGCGGGCGGTCGTCTCCACGCCGGTCGCCTGGTTCAGCGTCTGCGCCGACGGGTCGGGCAGCGCGCCGGCC is part of the Actinoplanes missouriensis 431 genome and encodes:
- a CDS encoding FUSC family protein, whose protein sequence is MGILLLKDVPAALRAGVSVATPLLAVLLIDRPHWSMYAAFGAFTSLYGRTRTGRARLAMQSGAALALVLAVLVGVLVSVLQARTWLAVVIAALIGGAGSALASVAEWHPPGALFLVFAFGAVASVHHELADVPAAVAVAVASAAFSLLVGSVPTLLRPRRPTPPGPAPAAGGPPSPPAPSVPPAPLAPSVPPSPPVPPSPPVPSVPSMPSAPPVPSAPPVPSVPPVPLAPPPPASAPTPPAPASPADVPVAVPPRADLGELPRVNVPGRLRHALPGSAAAASSALVAGAVATGFGIGHPYWATVAAVAPLAARGRSAQLVRAAHRIAGTLGGLLVAALVLAPGFGPYPAVAILAVLQIAAELVVGRNYGVAMLFITPLALLMNQVAAPRPMADLLWDRGLETVIGGAIACLIIILTHSLTTRTPQAEP